A genomic segment from Oncorhynchus keta strain PuntledgeMale-10-30-2019 chromosome 7, Oket_V2, whole genome shotgun sequence encodes:
- the LOC118386357 gene encoding 1-phosphatidylinositol 3-phosphate 5-kinase-like isoform X7: MDSVRSWLRAFNNRIARPRSSDMEAEDKSSSSRLDCSVKPPISPGSPSHLTHFKPLTPEQDEPPLRSAYSSFVNLFRFNKEEGRPPSVTEKPDVALTSTTGERGSWTSPAHSIHGSGTHRKQHPNLLRRTSTASVDWPLWPGQEGRRKPETPLSTHDPRTAVQLRTALKRLKEIMEGKSQDSDLKQYWMPDSQCKECYDCNEKFTTFRRRHHCRLCGQIFCSRCCNQEIPGKFMGYTGDLRACTYCRKIALSYSQSADSGSIGEDLSALSDSSVSSVCILEPSEPRTPVGGRKSSRNIFLEEDLAWQRSASVTNLSLDPSGSSMLPSYDSSVSPQTSRTMPKPDHSEEERKILLDSSQLKDLWKKICNNSTGMEFQDHRYWLRTYPNCIVGKELVNWLLRSGTISTRAQAIAIGQAVVDGRWLDCVTHHDQLFRDEYALYRPLQSTEFSETPSPDSDSVNSLEGHSEPSWFKDIKFCDSDTDQVADENDYVTANSSNPSKRTSVSSFQSAVDSDSAASINLNMEQDNVNFHIKKQSKYPHVPPLPKEQKEYLVSEDGGQNISISDAFIKESLFNRRVEEKANEVLFTPLGWHHSSLDQLREENGEKEAMERLLSANHSHMMALLQQLLYSESLCLSWRDIIVPVVRQVVQTVRPDVRSCDDDMDIRQLVHVKKIPGGKKFDSAVVNGFVCTKNIAHKKMNSYIKNPKILLLKCSIEYLYREETKFTCIDPIVLQEHEFLKNYVQRIVDVRPNLVLVEKTVSRIAQDMLLEHGITLVINVKPQVLDRVSRMTQGDLVMFMDQLLTKPRLGTCQKFYLHSFQLANNELKTLMFFEGCPPQLGCTIKLRGASEYELARVKEIIILMVCVAYHSQLEISFLMDEFAMPPSLAKTSFPCLLESTTVEEEESQEIETDQSTLFQGGETVLGDEEENSVSESSSPKDVEVVKVAKTQLLSSSSSLVAEGMESAEVMTSTPLPNPLAPPPPYLIDDLEELTDEIGLEQGEEAEGRSGSGVLGRGESQEESSASEMAPRLFRDPLQDDTGLFVTEQVASTDDHLRTLTAGFKQELKDIILCVSPFITFREPFLLSPAGLRCPSRDYFPQQVYLSPLLNKDFKELDGRRKRQLLKDSTPSGGGMANGGPRTIQVLPSHRLTSARIAEHLGSSQDLAKMLADYRAQGGRLRQEEADPFAQPLPQPPVREALPSKHPVKADSEEEKPAGQNDMTWASKLDCLNPVNHQRLCVLFSSSSAQSNNAPNPCVSPWMVTMEFYGKNDLTLGIFLERYCFRPSYQCPSMFCETPMVHHVRRFVHGSGCVQIVLKELDSPVPGYQHTILNYSWCRICKQVTPVVPLSNDSWSMSFAKYLELRFYGHQYTRRANAEPCGHSIHHDYHQYFSYNQMVASFSYISVRLLEVCLPPPKIFIRNQGPSKGRMQQDLKDFSQKVTQVYLAIDDRLTSLKTDTFSKTREQKMEDLFAQKDMEEADLHSWIEKLQARLQACGSDSPQQLQTVLESVVVKKQSLCETLQSWNSRLQDLFQQEKGRKRLSVPASPGRHRQTDDSKPSALESSPRNPSPLVQNADKEDRHLTAMPSSWGSSLLALPSPGEPGSEPLSSGPCFPDQDSVSIPEDVFDGHLLGSNDSQVKEKSTMKAILANLMPGNSYNSIPFPFEPDKHYLMYEHERVPIAVCEREPSSIISFALSCKEYKSTLDELWKTTLKTGGEDTTLSTSSGESRVKNSPAKPNETASSQMGLGRSSMDSEPLKDADIGDNHKKSTGNPHIELQFSDANAKFYCRIYYAEEFHKMREEIMESTENDFVRSLSHCVNWQARGGKSGAVFYATEDDRYILKQMPRLEVQSFLDFAPHYFTYITGAVQQKRPTALAKILGVYRIGYKNSQNNSEKKLDLLVMENLFYGRKMAQVFDLKGSLRNRNVKTESGKESCEVVLLDENLLKLVHDNPLYIRAHCKAILRAAIHSDAYFLSSHLIIDYSLLVGRDDATDELVVGIIDYIRTFTWDKKLEMVVKSTGILGGQGKMPTVVSPELYRARFCEAMDKYFLMVPDHWTGLGVNC, encoded by the exons GAGCAGTGACATGGAGGCTGAGGACAAATCCTCCTCCTCTAGGCTGGATTGCAGTGTGAAGCCTCCCATCTCCCCTGGCAGCCCATCTCACCTGACACATTTCAAACCCCTGACTCCAGAGCAGGACGAGCCTCCGCTCCGATCAGCCTACAGCTCCTTCGTCAACCTGTTCCGCTTCAATAAAG AGGAGGGGCGGCCGCCCTCGGTGACAGAGAAACCGGATGTGGCTTTGACGTCAACCACTGGGGAGCGTGGGAGCTGGACCAGCCCAGCACACTCCATCCACGGCTCTGGGACCCATAGGAAACAACACCCCAACCTGCTCCGTAGAACATCCACtgcctcag TGGACTGGCCATTATGGCCGGGTCAGG AGGGCCGTAGGAAACCAGAAACCCCCCTGAGCACTCACGACCCCCGTACGGCTGTTCAGCTCCGCACTGCTCTGAAAAGACTCAAGGAGATCATGGAGGGAAAGAGCCAG GACAGTGACCTGAAGCAGTACTGGATGCCAGACAGTCAGTGTAAAGAGTGCTACGACTGCAACGAGAAGTTCACCACCTTCCGCCGCCGACACCACTGTCGGCTTTGCGGACAGATCTTCTGCAGCCGCTGCTGCAACCAGGAAATCCCTGGCAAGTTTATGGGCTACACGG GAGACCTGCGGGCCTGCACCTACTGCCGTAAGATCGCTCTGAGCTACTCCCAGTCTGCAGATTCTGGCTCCATTGGAGAGgacctgtctgctctgtctgacTCCTCCGTCAGCTCCGTCTGCATCCTGGAACCCAGCGAGCCTCGCACCCCGGTCGGAGGACGCAAGTCCAGCCGTAACATCTTCCTAGAGGAGGACCTGGCCTGGCAGAG GTCAGCCAGTGTGACCAACCTGTCCCTGGACCCGTCTGGCTCCTCCATGTTGCCCTCCTATGACAGCTCAGTGAGCCCCCAGACCAGTAGGACCATGCCCAAACCTGACcacagtgaagaggagaggaagatactGCTG GACTCGTCCCAGCTCAAAGACCTGTGGAAGAAGATTTGTAACAACAGTACTGGCATGGAGTTCCAGGACCACCGCTACTGGCTCCGTACATACCCCAACTGCATTGTGGGGAAGGAGCTGGTCAACTGGCTGCTGAGGAGTGGAACCATCTCCACCAG GGCCCAGGCGATAGCCATTGGTCAGGCTGTGGTAGACGGTCGTTGGTTGGACTGTGTCACTCACCACGACCAGCTGTTCAGGGATGAGTACGCTCTCTATCGCCCCCTCCAG AGCACAGAGTTCTCTGAGACCCCGTCTCCTGACAGTGACAGTGTCAACTCTCTGGAGGGACACTCAGAACCCTCCTGGTTCAAAGACATCAAGTTTTGCGACAGTGACACAGACCAGGTGGCTGACGAGAATGACTATGTCACGGCCA ACTCATCCAACCCCAGTAAGAGGACGTCAGTCAGTAGTTTCCAGTCAGCGGTGGACAGTGACTCTGCTGCTTCCATCAACCTCAATATGGAGCAGGACAACGTCAACTTCCACATCAAGAAACAGTCCAAGTACCCCCATGTACCACCGCTCCCCAAGGAGCAGAAAG AGTACCTGGTTTCAGAGGACGGAGGACAGAATATCTCCATCAGTGACGCTTTCATCAAAG AGTCCCTGTTTAACCGTCGTGTGGAGGAGAAAGCTAACGAGGTGCTGTTCACTCCTCTGGGCTGGCACCACAGCTCCCTGGACCAGCtcagagaggagaatggagagaagGAGGCCATGGAGAGGCTACT CTCTGCCAACCACAGCCACATGATGGCGCTGCTGCAGCAGCTGCTGTACAGCGAGTCCCTGTGCCTCTCCTGGCGTGACATCATCGTTCCTGTGGTGAGGCAGGTAGTGCAGACGGTGCGGCCGGACGTTCGCAGTTGTGATGATGACATGGACATCAGACAACTGGTTCACGTCAAGAAG ATTCCTGGAGGGAAGAAGTTTGACTCTGCGGTGGTGAATGGCTTTGTCTGTACCAAGAACATTGCTCACAAAAAA ATGAACTCGTACATCAAGAACCCCAAGATCCTGCTTCTGAAGTGTTCTATAGAGTATCTctacagagaggagaccaagTTCACCTGCATTGACCCCATTGTGCTTCAG GAGCATGAGTTTCTGAAGAACTATGTTCAGCGTATAGTGGACGTGCGTCCCAACCTGGTGCTGGTAGAGAAGACCGTGTCTCGTATCGCTCAGGACATGCTGCTGGAGCACGGCATCACACTGGTTATCAACGTCAAACCG CAAGTCTTGGACAGGGTGAGTCGTATGACCCAGGGGGACCTGGTCATGTTCATGGACCAGCTGCTCACCAAGCCTCGACTGGGAACCTGCCAAAAGTTCTACCTACACTCCTTCCAGCTGGCCAACA ATGAGTTGAAGACTCTGATGTTCTTTGAGGGCTGCCCTCCCCAGCTAGGCTGTACCATAAAGCTTCGCGGGGCGTCTGAGTACGAGCTGGCCCGGGTTAAAGAGATCATCATCCTCATGgtgtgtgtggcctaccactcccAGCTAGAGATATCCTTCCTCATGGATGAGTTTGCCATGCCTCCCAGCCTGGCCAAGACCAGCTTCCCCTGTCTCCTGGAGAGCACTACcgtcgaggaggaggagagccaGGAAATTGAGACCGACCAGAGCACCCTCTTCCAGGGAGGAGAGACTGTGCTAGGGGACGAGGAGGAGAATTCTGTATCGGAATCCTCCTCGCCTAAAGATGTCGAGGTTGTCAAAGTTGCCAAGACCCAACTcctgtcctcctcatcctccctggTGGCCGAGGGGATGGAGTCAGCAGAGGTCATGACCTCCACGCCGTTGCCCAATCCCCTGGCGCCGCCACCACCCTACCTAATTGATGACCTGGAGGAGTTAACAGATGAGATTGGGctggagcagggggaggaggcTGAGGGGCGGAGCGGGTCAGGGGTTCTGGGGAGGGGTGAGTCGCAGGAGGAGAGCTCTGCTTCGGAGATGGCCCCCAGGCTGTTCAGAGACCCCCTGCAGGATGACACAGGGCTGTTTGTCACAGAGCAG GTGGCCTCGACGGACGACCATCTCAGGACGCTGACGGCAGGCTTCAAACAGGAGCTGAAGGACATCATCCTATGTGTCTCCCCCTTCATCACTTTCAGAgagcccttcctcctctcccccgctGGTCTACGCTGCCCCAGCAGAGACTACTTTCCTCAACAG GTGTACCTCTCCCCACTGCTCAACAAGGACTTCAAAGAACTAGACGGTCGACGTAAGCGACAACTCCTCAAAGACTCCACCCCATCAGGTGGAGGCATGGCCAACGGAGGCCCTCGCACCATCCAGGTGTTACCCTCCCACCGCCTTACCAGTGCCCGCATCGCAGAGCATCTGGGCAGCAGCCAGGACTTGGCCAAGATGCTGGCAGACTACCGTGCCCAAGGAGGCCGACTCCGACAGGAGGAGGCAGACCCCTTCGCCCAGCCCCTACCCCAGCCACCGGTCCGGGAGGCTCTGCCGTCCAAGCACCCCGTCAAGGCTGATAGTGAGGAGGAGAAGCCAGCGGGACAGAACGACATGACCTGGGCCTCCAAG CTGGACTGCCTGAACCCAGTGAACCATCAGAgactctgtgttctgttcagcAGCTCCTCTGCCCAGTCCAACAACGCCCCCAACCCTTGCGTCAGTCCCTG GATGGTCACGATGGAGTTCTACGGAAAGAATGACCTCACACTAGGAAtattcctggagagatactgtttCAG gccGTCCTATCAATGCCCCAGTATGTTCTGTGAGACTCCCATGGTGCACCATGTGCGGCGGTTTGTCCATGGCAGTGGCTGTGTTCAGATCGTACTGAAGGAGCTGGACTCTCCTGTGCCTGGATACCAACACACCATCCTCAACTACTCCTGGTGCCGCATATGCAAACAG GTGACTCCTGTGGTGCCCCTGTCTAATGACTCGTGGTCCATGTCCTTTGCTAAGTACCTGGAGCTGAGGTTCTATGGTCACCAGTATACCAGGAGGGCTAATGCTGAGCCCTGTGGCCACTCCATCCACCATGACTACCATCAGTACTTCTCCTATAACCAGATGGTGGCCTCCTTCAG CTACATCTCAGTGAGACTGCTAGAGgtctgcctccctcctcctaaGATCTTCATCAGGAACCAGGGGCCCTCCAAGGGCCGGATGCAGCAGGACCTCAAGGACTTCTCACAGAA GGTGACTCAGGTGTACCTGGCCATAGATGACCGCCTCACCTCCCTGAAGACGGACACCTTCAGCAAGACACGCGAGCAGAAGATGGAGGACCTGTTTGCACAGAAAGAT ATGGAGGAGGCAGATCTGCACAGCTGGATAGAGAAGCTGCAGGCTCGTCTCCAGGCCTGTGGTAGTGACTCCCCCCAGCAGCTCCAGACTGTACTGGAATCAGTGGTAGTGAAGAAACAGAGCCTGTGTGAAACACTGCAGTCCTGGAACAGCAG GCTGCAGGACCTGTTCCAGCAGGAGAAGGGCAGGAAGCGTCTGTCTGTCCCAGCCAGCCCTGGGAGACaccgacagacagacgacagCAAG CCAAGTGCTCTGGAGTCCTCTCCACGCAACCCCTCCCCTTTAGTGCAAAATGCTGACAAAG AGGATCGTCACCTCACTGCCATGCCCTCAAGCTGGGGGTCGTCATTGCTAGCGTTACCGTCACCAGGGGAGCCAGGCTCAGAACCCCTCTCGTCTGGACCCTGCTTTCCTGACCAGGATTCCGTCAGTATCCCAgagg ATGTGTTTGATGGACACCTGTTGGGCTCCAATGACAGCCAGGTGAAAGAGAAGTCCACCATGAAGGCCATTCTAGCCAACCTGATGCCAGGCAACAGTTATaactctatcccattcccatT TGAACCAGACAAGCATTACCTGATGTATGAGCATGAGAGAGTGCCCATCgccgtgtgtgagagagaacccAGCTCCATCATCTCATTCGCTCTCAG CTGTAAGGAGTATAAGAGTACTCTGGATGAACTGTGGAAAACAACATTGAAGACAGGAGGCGAGGACACCACCCTGTCCACCAG CTCTGGAGAGAGCCGGGTCAAGAACAGCCCAGCCAAGCCCAACGAGACCGCCTCCTCCCAGATGGGTCTGGGCCGCAGCAGCATGGACTCTGAGCCTCTTA AAGATGCAGACATAGGAGACAACCATAAGAAGTCGACAGGAAACCCTCATATTGAATTAC aGTTCTCTGATGCCAACGCTAAGTTCTACTGTAGGATCTACTATGCTGAGGAGTTCCACAAGATGAGAGAGGAAATAATGGAGAGTACGGAGAATGACTTTGTTCGCTCGCTGTCCCACTGTGTCAACTGGCAGGCCCGCGGTGGCAAGTCTGGGGCTGTCTTCTATGCCACCGAAG ATGACCGATACATTCTGAAGCAGATGCCCAGACTAGAGGTTCAGTCCTTCCTGGACTTTGCCCCTCACTACTTCACCTACATCACTGGAGCCGTGCAGCAGAAG CGGCCCACTGCCCTGGCTAAGATCCTGGGTGTGTACCGGATCGGCTACAAGAACTCCCAGAACAACTCTGAGAAGAAGCTGGACCTTCTTGTCATGGAGAACCTGTTCTATGGCAGGAAGATGGCCCAGGTGTTCGACCTCAAGGGCTCTCTGAGGAACCGCAACGTCAAGACCGAGTCTGGGAAGGAGAGCTGTGAG GTGGTTCTGCTGGATGAGAACCTACTGAAGCTGGTCCATGACAACCCTCTGTACATCAGAGCCCACTGCAAGGCCATCCTCAGGGCTGCTATCCACAGTGATGCCTACTTCCTGTCTAGTCACCTGATCATAGACTACTCTCTGCTGGTTGGACGAGACGACGCCACAGACGAGCTGGTGGTGGGAATCATAG ATTACATACGGACATTCACATGGGATAAGAAGCTGGAGATGGTGGTGAAATCCACAGGGATCCTGGGAGGGCAAG GTAAGATGCCCACGGTGGTCTCTCCAGAGCTGTACCGAGCCCGGTTCTGTGAGGCTATGGACAAATACTTCCTCATGGTGCCTGACCACTGGACAGGGCTGGGGGTCAACTGCTGA